In Cellulomonas wangsupingiae, the genomic window CCACCGCCGGGTCCCCGCGTCGTCACCCGGCCGCGCCCGGGGCCGGACGCGCCCCGAACACCGCCGTCCCGACGCGCACGACCGTCGCGCCCTCCGCGACGGCGGCCTCGAGGTCCGAGCTCATGCCCATCGAGAGGCCGCGCGCGTCACGCGTCCCGGGCGCCCCCGAGCCCACCACCTCGTCACGGACGGCGCGCAGCCGCGCGAAGCCGGCGCGGACCACGTGCTCGTCGGCGCTGCGGGCGCCGATCGTCATGAAGCCGGCGAGGCGCAGGCCCGGCAGGGCGGCGACGTCCGTCGCGAGCTCCGCCGCGGCGCCGGGCGGCACCCCGTGCTTGGTCGGCTCGCCCGACACGTTGACCTGGACCCACACGTCGAGCGGGACGCCCCGGTCCCGCACCCGCTGCGACAGGCGCACCGCCAGGGAATGGTCGGCGACGGACTCCACACCCGCTGCCCACCGCAGGGCGGCGTTCACCTTGTTGGACTGCAGCGGGCCGATCACGTGCCAGGTCGGGGAGAGGTCCGCCAGGTCCGGAGCCTTGGCGACGAGCTCCTGCACGCGGTTCTCGCCCAGCAGCACCGGGGCGGTCGGTGACCCGGCGGCCCGCAGGCGGGCGTCGGCCAGCAGCGCGGCCCGCACGACGGCGACGTCCATCGTCTTGGTCGCGAGCAGGACGCGGACCTCGCCCGGGCCGCGCCCGA contains:
- a CDS encoding YggS family pyridoxal phosphate-dependent enzyme; amino-acid sequence: MSSTDVAQRLEQVHERVGAACAAVGRGPGEVRVLLATKTMDVAVVRAALLADARLRAAGSPTAPVLLGENRVQELVAKAPDLADLSPTWHVIGPLQSNKVNAALRWAAGVESVADHSLAVRLSQRVRDRGVPLDVWVQVNVSGEPTKHGVPPGAAAELATDVAALPGLRLAGFMTIGARSADEHVVRAGFARLRAVRDEVVGSGAPGTRDARGLSMGMSSDLEAAVAEGATVVRVGTAVFGARPAPGAAG